From the Peromyscus leucopus breed LL Stock chromosome 8b, UCI_PerLeu_2.1, whole genome shotgun sequence genome, one window contains:
- the Grb7 gene encoding growth factor receptor-bound protein 7 produces the protein MELDLSPPHLSGSPEDVCPAPGTPPETPPPPDNPPSGDVKRSQPLPIPSSRKLREEELQATSLPSIPNPFPELCSPPSQKPILGGSSGARGLPPRDCGRLHVVKVYSEDGACRSVEVAAGATARHVCEMLVQRAHALSDESWGLVECHPYLALERGVEDHEFVVEVQEAWPVGGDSRFVFRKNFAKYELFKSPPHTLFPEKMVSSCLDAQTGVSHEDLIQNFLNAGSFPEIQGFLQLRGSGRGSGRKLWKRFFCFLRRSGLYYSTKGTSKDPRHLQYVADVNESNAYVVTQGRKLYGMPTDFGFCVKPNKLRNGHKGLHIFCSEDEQSRTCWLAAFRLFKYGVQLYKNYQQTQSRQLRLSYLGSPPLRSVSDNTLVAMDFSGQAGRVIENPREALSAAMEEAQAWRKKTNHRLSLPTPSSGSSLSAAIHRTQPWFHGRISREESQRLIGQQGLVDGVFLVRESQRNPQGFVLSLCHLQKVKHYLILPSEDEGCLYFSMDDGQTRFTDLLQLVEFHQLNRGILPCVLRHCCARVAL, from the exons ATGGAACTGGATCTGAGCCCACCTCATCTCAGCGGCTCCCCGGAAGATGTGTGCCCAGCTCCTGGGACCCCTCCCGAGACTCCCCCGCCCCCTGATAACCCTCCGTCAGGGGATGTGAAGCGGTCCCAACCTCTGCCCATCCCAAGCAGCAG GAAACTTCGAGAAGAGGAGCTTCAGGCGACCTCTCTACCCTCCATCCCCAACCCCTTCCCTGAGCTCTGCAGCCCCCCTTCCCAGAAACCCATTCTTGGGGGTTCCTCCGGTGCAAGGGGGTTGCCTCCTCGAGACTGTGGCCGCCTTCAC GTGGTGAAGGTGTACAGCGAGGATGGGGCCTGCCGGTCTGTGGAGGTGGCAGCGGGTGCCACCGCCCGCCATGTGTGTGAAATGCTGGTGCAGCGAGCTCACGCCCTGAGTGATGAGTCCTGGGGCCTGGTGGAGTGTCACCCCTATTTAGCGCTGG AGCGGGGTGTGGAGGACCATGAGTTCGTGGTGGAGGTGCAGGAGGCCTGGCCTGTGGGTGGAGACAGTCGCTTTGTCTTCCGCAAAAACTTCGCCAAGTATGAACTGTTCAAGAGCCCCCCA CATACCCTGTTCCCAGAAAAGATGGTCTCCAGTTGTCTGGATGCACAAACAGGCGTATCCCATGAAGACCTCATCCAG aacttcctgaatgctggcagCTTCCCCGAgatccagggcttcctgcagcTCCGGGGATCCGGCCGGGGCTCAGGCCGAAAGCTGTGGAAACGGTTCTTCTGCTTCCTGCGTCGATCTGGTCTCTATTACTCCACCAAGGGCACCTCCAAG GACCCGAGGCACCTACAGTATGTGGCGGATGTGAATGAGTCCAATGCGTATGTGGTGACCCAGGGCCGCAAGCTCTACGGGATGCCCACGGATTTCGGCTTCTGTGTCAAG CCCAACAAGCTTCGAAATGGCCACAAGGGGCTCCACATCTTCTGCAGTGAGGATGAGCAGAGCCGTacctgctggctggctgccttCCGTCTCTTCAAG tATGGGGTGCAGTTATATAAGAATTACCAGCAGACTCAATCTCGTCAATTGCGCCTATCCTACTTGGGGTCTCCGCCCTTG AGGAGCGTTTCAGATAACACCCTAGTGGCCATGGACTTCTCTGGCCAGGCTGGGCGTGTCATTGAGAACCCCCGGGAGGCTCTGAGTGCTGCCATGGAGGAGGCCCAGGCCTGGAGG AAGAAGACCAACCACCGTCTGAGCCTGCCCACTCCATCCTCTGGCTCCAGTCTTAGCGCAG CCATCCACCGTACCCAGCCCTGGTTCCACGGACGCATTTCCCGGGAGGAGAGCCAGCGGCTAATCGGACAGCAGGGCCTGGTGGATGG TGTGTTCCTGGTCCGGGAGAGCCAGCGCAACCCACAGGGCTTTGTCCTTTCCTTATGCCACCTGCAGAAAGTCAAGCATTACCTCATTCTACCA AGCGAAGATGAGGGCTGCCTCTACTTCAGCATGGACGACGGCCAGACCCGATTCACAGACCTGCTGCAGCTGGTGGAATTCCACCAGCTGAACCGAGGCATCCTGCCCTGTGTGCTACGCCACTGCTGTGCCCGTGTGGCCCTCTGA